One window of Geotoga petraea genomic DNA carries:
- the pfkA gene encoding 6-phosphofructokinase, which yields MEKIKRIGIITSGGDAPGMNAVIRSVTRTAVSEGIEVFAFFRGYAGILDKEYKKFNFSDVGGIMEKGGTILRTARVPEFKLPEIRKKAADNLKELGVEALIVIGGEGSLTGAKLMSEENDIKVIGIPGSIDNDISGTDMCIGVDTCLNTSVDSIQKLKDTASSHERAFIVEVMGRGSGYIALMSALATGAEAAIIPENPVDYKALGERLWEERKRGKINSIVVVAEGAASAYTVARHLENRIGFETRITILGHIQRGGSPSAFDRILASRMGYEAIQALLEGESNVMIALNRSSMERVAIDKVLTEKKDLDLDLIKLTNTLS from the coding sequence ATGGAAAAAATAAAAAGAATAGGTATTATAACAAGCGGAGGAGATGCTCCGGGGATGAATGCTGTAATTAGATCGGTCACAAGAACTGCAGTATCCGAAGGTATTGAGGTTTTTGCATTTTTTAGAGGATATGCAGGTATATTAGATAAAGAATATAAAAAATTCAATTTCTCTGATGTTGGTGGAATTATGGAGAAAGGTGGAACTATACTTAGAACTGCAAGAGTACCAGAATTCAAATTACCAGAAATCAGAAAAAAAGCAGCAGACAATCTAAAAGAGTTAGGAGTAGAAGCTTTAATTGTTATTGGCGGAGAAGGTAGTTTAACAGGTGCAAAACTTATGTCTGAAGAAAATGATATTAAAGTTATAGGAATACCTGGATCTATTGATAATGATATTTCTGGAACAGATATGTGTATTGGTGTTGATACTTGTTTAAATACTTCAGTAGATTCTATTCAAAAATTAAAAGATACTGCTTCATCACATGAAAGAGCTTTTATAGTTGAAGTGATGGGCAGAGGATCAGGTTACATTGCTTTAATGTCCGCATTAGCAACAGGAGCGGAAGCTGCAATAATACCGGAAAATCCTGTTGATTATAAAGCTTTGGGTGAAAGATTATGGGAGGAAAGAAAAAGAGGTAAGATTAATTCAATTGTTGTTGTAGCTGAAGGTGCAGCTAGTGCATACACAGTTGCAAGACATTTAGAAAACAGAATTGGTTTTGAAACACGAATTACAATTCTTGGGCATATTCAAAGAGGCGGATCACCTTCGGCCTTTGATAGGATTTTGGCTTCAAGAATGGGATATGAAGCAATTCAAGCTCTTTTGGAAGGCGAGTCCAATGTTATGATTGCTTTAAACAGATCGAGTATGGAAAGAGTTGCCATAGATAAAGTGTTGACTGAGAAAAAAGATTTAGATCTTGACCTCATTAAATTAACCAATACACTTTCTTAA
- a CDS encoding Fur family transcriptional regulator has protein sequence MTEVYDKDKIVNILNGYNIKVTPNRLKVAEVILNSKKHPSIDEIHTTLTRNGKNISFTSVYNIIKMFQSAGIVKEIKSKDRSRYDANTKPHSHFICKKCGKVIDIEDDLKLEFPKYVNSMKVDSIEINYFGVCNECLE, from the coding sequence ATGACAGAGGTTTATGATAAAGACAAAATCGTCAATATTCTTAATGGGTACAATATCAAAGTAACCCCTAACAGACTGAAGGTTGCAGAAGTTATTTTAAATTCAAAAAAACACCCCTCTATTGACGAAATACATACTACTTTGACTAGAAACGGTAAGAATATATCTTTTACTTCAGTGTATAATATTATAAAAATGTTCCAATCTGCTGGAATAGTAAAAGAAATAAAATCTAAGGACAGATCCCGGTATGATGCTAATACAAAACCGCATTCGCACTTTATTTGTAAAAAATGTGGTAAAGTAATAGACATAGAAGACGACTTAAAATTGGAGTTTCCTAAATATGTAAATTCAATGAAAGTCGATTCAATTGAAATCAATTATTTTGGTGTTTGCAATGAATGTTTAGAATAA
- the gcvPB gene encoding aminomethyl-transferring glycine dehydrogenase subunit GcvPB — translation MSLIFEKSSEERTGFRIPRLDIEKTEIEIDNKYIRKEEPKLPQVHELEIVRHYDSLERLNHSVDKGFYPLGSCTMKYNPIFADEIANWERFKFIHPYQDLNTMQGSLEVMYNLQHYLAEITGMDNVTLQPAAGAHGELTGMLIIKKYLEDQGYKNKTKVIVPDSAHGTNPASAKMAGFDVVEVKSNEYGRVDLEEFKNIMDEDVAAVMLTNPNTLGLFEKDILKISKIAHDHHALLYYDGANLNAIMGKIRPGDNGFDVVHLNLHKTFSTPHGMGGPGSGPVGVKAYLKEYLPVPVVEHDEEGKFYFNYDIKNSIGQMRSFYGNFLVLLRAYVYILSMGRDGLKKASEMAVLNANYMRKKLSEFMTVAYPGLCKHEFVIEGSFLKKYNVKTLDFAKRMLDYGIHPSTIYFPLIVKEAMMIEPTETESKGTIDEVIDIFKKITEEAKKNPRLLKDAPFSTPVKRLDELKANKELKVRF, via the coding sequence ATGAGCTTAATATTTGAAAAATCATCAGAAGAGAGAACTGGCTTTAGAATTCCAAGGTTAGATATAGAAAAAACAGAAATAGAAATAGATAACAAATATATAAGAAAAGAAGAACCTAAACTTCCACAAGTTCACGAGTTGGAAATTGTTCGTCATTATGATTCCTTAGAAAGATTAAATCACTCAGTTGATAAAGGATTTTATCCACTCGGCTCTTGTACCATGAAATATAATCCGATTTTTGCTGATGAAATAGCAAATTGGGAAAGGTTTAAATTTATACATCCTTATCAAGATTTAAATACAATGCAAGGTTCTTTAGAAGTAATGTACAATTTACAACATTATTTAGCAGAAATAACTGGTATGGATAATGTAACCCTACAGCCAGCTGCCGGAGCTCATGGTGAGTTAACTGGAATGCTAATTATCAAAAAGTATTTAGAGGATCAAGGATATAAAAATAAAACAAAGGTTATTGTACCAGATTCTGCACACGGGACCAATCCTGCAAGTGCAAAAATGGCCGGGTTTGATGTTGTAGAAGTTAAATCTAATGAGTATGGTAGAGTTGATTTAGAAGAGTTTAAAAACATTATGGATGAGGATGTTGCAGCTGTTATGCTAACAAATCCAAATACATTAGGGTTATTTGAAAAAGACATATTAAAAATTTCTAAAATAGCTCATGATCATCATGCTTTATTGTATTATGATGGTGCAAATTTAAATGCTATTATGGGTAAAATTAGACCTGGAGACAATGGCTTTGATGTAGTTCATCTAAATTTACATAAAACATTTTCGACTCCTCATGGAATGGGGGGGCCAGGAAGTGGACCAGTAGGTGTTAAAGCTTACTTAAAAGAATATTTACCTGTTCCAGTAGTTGAGCACGATGAAGAAGGTAAATTTTATTTCAATTATGATATTAAAAATAGTATAGGCCAAATGAGGAGTTTCTATGGGAATTTCTTAGTGCTATTAAGAGCTTATGTATATATTCTTTCAATGGGAAGAGACGGGCTAAAAAAAGCAAGTGAAATGGCTGTATTAAATGCTAATTATATGAGAAAAAAACTTTCAGAATTTATGACTGTTGCTTACCCAGGTTTATGTAAACATGAGTTTGTAATAGAAGGATCTTTTTTAAAAAAATATAACGTAAAAACTTTAGACTTTGCAAAAAGAATGTTGGACTACGGAATACATCCTTCGACTATATATTTTCCTTTAATTGTAAAAGAAGCGATGATGATTGAACCAACTGAAACTGAATCAAAAGGAACCATAGATGAAGTGATAGATATATTCAAAAAGATAACAGAAGAGGCAAAAAAGAATCCAAGGTTGTTAAAAGACGCACCGTTTTCTACACCAGTAAAAAGATTGGATGAGTTAAAAGCAAACAAGGAATTAAAAGTTAGATTCTAA
- the gcvPA gene encoding aminomethyl-transferring glycine dehydrogenase subunit GcvPA yields the protein MPMYPFLPHTKEEIREMLDVIGVNNVDELYSDVTNLYKDELNIPESMSEIELNQHLKDLAANNRHIREYGTFRGAGIYAHYIPSLVYQIGAKRGFLTAYTPYQAEVSQGTLQIMYEFQTMMSELTGMEVSNSSMYDGATSMAEAILMASRVNKKQKTLISESIHPEYKNVSETYIKPQNIEFDYIKYDEKTGRLDLEDLKNKIDSKTSSIVVGYPNFFGIIEHLDEIKEMLPEKVMMIVVANPIALGMLEAPGNLGADIVVGEGQPLGNAPAMGGPSFGFFTSKRKYIRQMPGRIIGETVDEQGKPGYVMVLQTREQHIRRDKSTSNICSNHAHNALLATIYLNVIGKRGLRDIAYQNYYKAHYLAKKLLETEKFEPFFEADFFNEFTIKYNGNLKILNNKLLDQNYFGPYDLEKNYDKFKNVALFCATELTSKEDVLFLTAFVEGLI from the coding sequence ATGCCAATGTATCCATTTCTTCCACATACTAAAGAAGAAATAAGAGAAATGCTTGATGTAATAGGGGTTAATAATGTAGACGAATTATATTCTGATGTTACTAATTTATACAAAGATGAGTTAAATATCCCAGAGTCAATGTCAGAAATTGAGCTTAACCAACATTTGAAAGATTTAGCCGCAAATAATAGACATATAAGAGAATATGGAACTTTTAGAGGGGCAGGAATTTATGCTCACTATATTCCATCATTAGTTTATCAAATTGGAGCTAAAAGAGGTTTTTTAACTGCTTATACCCCCTATCAAGCAGAAGTATCTCAAGGAACTCTGCAAATAATGTATGAATTTCAAACAATGATGAGTGAATTAACTGGTATGGAAGTATCAAATTCTTCTATGTATGATGGTGCTACATCGATGGCAGAAGCCATTTTAATGGCTTCAAGAGTAAATAAAAAACAAAAAACTCTTATATCAGAATCTATACATCCAGAATATAAAAATGTTTCAGAAACATATATTAAACCCCAAAACATTGAGTTTGATTACATAAAATATGACGAAAAAACAGGTAGATTGGATTTAGAAGATTTGAAAAATAAAATTGATTCTAAAACATCCTCAATTGTGGTTGGGTATCCAAATTTCTTTGGTATAATTGAACATTTAGATGAAATAAAAGAAATGTTGCCTGAAAAAGTTATGATGATTGTAGTAGCAAACCCAATCGCTTTAGGAATGCTTGAAGCACCAGGTAATTTAGGAGCTGATATAGTAGTCGGAGAAGGGCAGCCATTAGGAAATGCCCCTGCAATGGGGGGACCAAGTTTTGGATTTTTTACTTCCAAGAGAAAGTATATTAGGCAAATGCCAGGCAGAATAATTGGTGAAACTGTTGATGAACAAGGGAAACCTGGATATGTAATGGTTTTACAAACAAGGGAACAGCATATTAGAAGAGATAAGTCAACTTCAAATATTTGTTCAAATCATGCCCACAACGCTTTATTAGCAACTATCTATTTAAATGTAATAGGAAAAAGAGGTTTAAGAGATATTGCTTACCAAAACTATTACAAAGCTCATTATTTAGCTAAAAAACTTTTGGAAACAGAGAAATTTGAGCCTTTTTTCGAAGCTGATTTTTTTAACGAATTTACCATCAAGTATAATGGTAATCTAAAAATATTGAATAATAAATTATTAGATCAAAATTATTTTGGGCCATACGATTTAGAAAAGAATTATGATAAATTTAAAAATGTTGCATTATTTTGTGCTACAGAATTAACTTCTAAAGAAGATGTGTTATTTCTAACTGCTTTTGTGGAGGGATTAATATGA
- the gcvT gene encoding glycine cleavage system aminomethyltransferase GcvT — translation MADLKKTPLNKQHKKLGAKMIDFGGWEMPVWYSSIIEEHNTVRENCGLFDVSHMGEIDIKGEETKKFVDYILTNKIHEMKEKDAIYTPMLNKDGGIIDDLLAYMINEKNFLLVVNASNVEKDFEWIKSQSRNFDVEVKNVSDEWGQIAIQGPNSEKILQKYVKIDLDKIGFYKFDYETIDGEKVIISRTGYTGEDGFELYMPEKIAEKIWIDLIGLVIKNNGKPCGLGARDTLRFEAKLLLYGNDMDETKTPLNASLKWTVDFDKDFVGKDKLLEQKEKGLNWHLRGLEINNKMPVRHGYKIFNENDEEVGFITSGVKSPTLNKNLALAYLKKGNTKIGTKLFVEARNKKLESIVVKTPFYKGSSNPSK, via the coding sequence ATGGCTGATTTAAAAAAAACACCGTTAAATAAACAGCATAAAAAATTAGGGGCTAAAATGATTGATTTTGGTGGTTGGGAGATGCCAGTATGGTATAGCTCAATTATTGAAGAACATAATACAGTAAGAGAAAATTGCGGACTTTTTGATGTTTCTCATATGGGAGAGATAGATATAAAAGGTGAAGAAACAAAGAAGTTTGTAGATTATATTCTTACAAATAAAATACATGAAATGAAAGAAAAGGATGCCATTTATACTCCTATGCTTAACAAAGATGGGGGTATAATTGATGATTTGTTAGCTTATATGATAAATGAAAAAAATTTTTTATTAGTTGTAAATGCATCTAATGTTGAAAAAGATTTTGAATGGATTAAAAGTCAATCCAGAAATTTTGATGTAGAAGTAAAAAATGTTTCTGATGAATGGGGACAAATTGCTATTCAAGGGCCTAATTCAGAAAAAATCCTACAAAAATATGTAAAAATAGATTTAGATAAAATAGGTTTTTATAAATTTGATTACGAAACGATTGATGGTGAAAAAGTTATCATTTCAAGAACAGGTTACACTGGTGAAGATGGCTTTGAATTATATATGCCGGAAAAAATTGCTGAAAAAATATGGATTGATTTAATTGGATTAGTTATCAAAAATAACGGTAAACCTTGTGGACTTGGAGCAAGAGACACTTTAAGATTTGAAGCAAAACTATTGCTATATGGAAATGATATGGACGAAACAAAAACACCATTGAATGCTTCATTAAAATGGACTGTTGATTTTGATAAAGATTTTGTAGGAAAAGACAAATTGTTAGAACAAAAGGAAAAAGGCTTAAATTGGCATTTAAGAGGTTTAGAGATTAACAATAAAATGCCTGTAAGACATGGTTATAAAATATTTAATGAAAATGATGAGGAAGTTGGTTTTATTACAAGTGGAGTTAAATCTCCAACATTAAACAAAAATTTAGCTCTGGCTTATTTGAAAAAAGGAAACACAAAAATCGGAACAAAATTATTTGTTGAAGCAAGAAATAAAAAATTAGAGTCTATTGTTGTCAAGACACCTTTTTATAAAGGAAGTTCTAATCCATCTAAATAA
- a CDS encoding putative signal transducing protein: MKLLKSFVKYPEYDIIKSILEENGIEVQLKQTGNIGVAFFGDSTNCDIYVPEEYYQKSLEIIEQYKEGGFNNG, from the coding sequence ATGAAATTACTGAAAAGTTTTGTAAAATACCCTGAGTACGATATTATTAAGTCAATATTAGAAGAAAACGGAATTGAAGTTCAATTAAAGCAAACAGGAAACATAGGTGTGGCCTTTTTTGGAGATTCTACAAACTGCGATATATATGTACCAGAAGAATACTATCAAAAATCTTTAGAAATCATAGAACAATACAAAGAAGGAGGTTTTAATAATGGCTGA